In Pseudoalteromonas translucida KMM 520, the following are encoded in one genomic region:
- a CDS encoding (2Fe-2S)-binding protein, protein MYICLCHGVTDKKIEQTIDDGATTMRELTKELKVGSQCGKCCGCTKKILNRKLIQIADITDQVA, encoded by the coding sequence ATGTATATTTGTCTATGTCACGGTGTGACCGATAAAAAAATTGAACAAACAATTGACGATGGTGCAACAACCATGCGTGAGTTAACTAAAGAGCTTAAAGTGGGCAGCCAATGCGGTAAGTGTTGTGGTTGTACTAAAAAGATCCTTAATCGTAAGCTTATTCAAATTGCCGATATAACGGATCAGGTTGCTTAA
- a CDS encoding methyl-accepting chemotaxis protein, with product MSSVARLFTVIFSLLFIESIGVGLYFGTLSEAFIVGLPLCLLPIWLLKTQPNSALTPHVVAAAIMMFSFLHIQQTYGLIEVHFEIFILMAMLIMFVQWRVFITAIVFVAVHHLSFYYLQTQNTGFYVFDPDRLAFTTVLIHAGYAIVEVFVAGYIAKTLQRERSAGLSLSSATEQIMQDPNHIKLSLRADDKKSQAVAGFNTLLEYLSDVIKQVKTQSESLKVSSQELIQVHDELTEGADQRIQQTDDIASSGAQVAHGFKLVEQESEVLKHQVDNITQAATKALQEVSQTDSKSRELLTLLNHTEEQINHLVGAGDVISGLLNEISGIADQTNLLALNAAIEAARAGEHGRGFAVVASEVRSLATNSQATTAKIAATLKDLVSNSRTSTQSMSQCVDFVVDLTKISTTMKENISSMSEQIKAVSSSTSSVAQVVAEQAGNTAQIALSTDNMRQNQYQDTKIVKQLTAKVQLIDVSIDVLEQSIAKFK from the coding sequence ATGTCTAGTGTTGCGCGTTTATTTACGGTTATTTTTAGCCTTTTATTTATAGAATCAATAGGTGTTGGTTTATATTTTGGCACATTGAGCGAGGCCTTTATTGTTGGCTTACCGCTTTGCTTATTACCAATTTGGCTATTAAAAACCCAACCTAATAGTGCTTTAACGCCCCACGTAGTCGCTGCAGCCATTATGATGTTTTCTTTTTTACATATTCAACAAACCTATGGTTTGATTGAAGTGCATTTTGAAATATTTATTTTAATGGCAATGTTAATTATGTTTGTACAATGGCGTGTTTTTATAACGGCTATTGTATTTGTTGCTGTGCATCATTTATCGTTTTATTACTTACAAACTCAAAACACAGGCTTTTACGTGTTTGATCCAGATAGGCTTGCCTTTACAACAGTGCTAATACACGCAGGTTATGCCATTGTTGAAGTGTTTGTTGCCGGTTACATTGCTAAAACCTTGCAACGCGAACGTAGTGCCGGGCTATCGCTAAGCTCAGCGACAGAGCAAATAATGCAAGACCCCAATCATATTAAACTTTCTTTACGTGCTGATGATAAAAAAAGCCAAGCAGTAGCTGGGTTTAATACTTTATTAGAGTATTTGTCAGATGTAATTAAACAAGTAAAAACTCAATCAGAGTCATTAAAGGTAAGCTCACAAGAGCTGATCCAAGTGCACGACGAGTTAACTGAAGGTGCAGATCAGCGCATCCAACAAACCGACGATATTGCAAGTTCTGGTGCGCAAGTTGCTCATGGTTTTAAACTTGTTGAGCAAGAAAGTGAAGTATTAAAGCACCAAGTAGATAATATTACTCAAGCAGCAACCAAGGCCTTGCAAGAAGTGTCACAAACAGACAGTAAAAGTAGAGAGCTATTAACACTACTTAATCATACTGAAGAGCAAATAAATCATCTTGTTGGTGCAGGCGATGTAATATCGGGTTTACTTAATGAAATATCGGGGATAGCAGATCAAACTAACTTACTGGCTTTAAATGCCGCAATTGAAGCCGCTAGAGCCGGAGAGCATGGCCGTGGCTTTGCTGTTGTAGCATCTGAAGTGCGCTCACTTGCCACTAATAGCCAAGCAACTACGGCTAAAATAGCCGCTACGTTAAAAGACTTGGTCAGCAATAGCCGCACATCGACTCAGTCTATGAGTCAATGTGTTGATTTTGTAGTCGACTTAACAAAAATAAGCACCACGATGAAAGAAAATATTTCATCTATGAGTGAACAAATAAAAGCAGTATCAAGCAGTACTAGTTCAGTGGCTCAGGTAGTTGCCGAACAAGCGGGAAATACGGCGCAAATAGCACTAAGCACAGACAACATGCGCCAAAATCAATATCAAGACACAAAAATAGTTAAGCAGTTAACCGCTAAAGTACAGTTAATTGACGTAAGTATTGATGTATTAGAGCAAAGTATTGCAAAATTTAAGTAA
- a CDS encoding cation diffusion facilitator family transporter — MTEITTHKASRRRLLIALAITCSFMVIQLIGAYYANSLAVLADAGHLFVHNSSLFIALIASSLAIHFAKTYNDGYQRAELVGGLINGFLYLAISLIILYEGGERFMHHHEGNELEINSFLMSAIAALGFLFHGAAAWVLYKGRKASINVYAVFLHSFFDIISTISTFIAGVLIYLTGWDIIDILSSMLIASFVLFTGIKVIISCVKGLYINKDKLPKVAKVEQAITTIQHVENVHNVTVVRKDKTVIVGAHIVLKKHCTIEKHDKACRLKVENLLRSKFNITNSVLQIESSCSSVN; from the coding sequence ATGACCGAAATAACGACACATAAAGCTTCCCGTCGCCGTTTATTAATTGCTTTGGCGATCACCTGCTCTTTTATGGTTATTCAATTAATAGGCGCATATTACGCCAATTCACTAGCAGTATTAGCCGATGCAGGGCACTTGTTTGTTCATAACAGCTCTTTATTTATTGCTTTAATTGCCTCGAGCTTGGCGATTCATTTTGCTAAAACCTATAACGATGGCTATCAGCGTGCTGAGTTAGTGGGAGGCCTTATAAATGGCTTTTTATATTTAGCAATTAGCTTGATTATATTGTATGAAGGTGGCGAGCGTTTTATGCACCATCATGAAGGCAACGAGCTTGAAATAAATAGCTTTTTAATGTCGGCCATTGCCGCGCTTGGTTTTTTGTTTCATGGTGCCGCTGCTTGGGTTTTATATAAAGGCCGTAAAGCGAGCATTAATGTATATGCGGTGTTTTTACACTCGTTTTTTGACATTATATCTACTATTTCTACTTTTATAGCCGGTGTTTTAATTTACCTGACTGGTTGGGATATTATTGATATTTTATCGAGCATGTTAATTGCTTCATTCGTTTTATTCACCGGTATTAAGGTTATTATAAGTTGCGTTAAAGGGCTGTACATAAATAAAGATAAACTCCCTAAAGTAGCTAAAGTTGAACAAGCAATTACCACAATCCAGCATGTAGAAAACGTGCATAACGTAACTGTAGTACGAAAAGATAAAACGGTGATAGTGGGTGCGCATATAGTGTTAAAAAAACACTGCACCATTGAAAAGCATGATAAAGCATGTCGCTTAAAGGTCGAAAACCTGCTGCGTTCAAAATTTAATATAACAAATAGCGTGCTACAAATTGAAAGTAGCTGCAGTAGTGTTAATTAA
- a CDS encoding DUF6436 domain-containing protein: MQNLSKSNYFILGVVAAWFTLVVTGLVYFQLGQLKPFDESQMLKQQNWFEQFKQQLVVSNNEASLVIITEQNCGCTKQAQAHITRLQAFAKSKGLVVQELQLTQQLKQAIPATPAAVIIDKNGDFVYAGPLSEGLACSQGSGFVETVISNLTAGFNSQLLIADTKGCYCVTST, translated from the coding sequence TTGCAAAATTTAAGTAAGTCGAATTACTTTATTCTAGGGGTTGTTGCCGCGTGGTTTACACTGGTTGTGACTGGGCTGGTGTACTTTCAGCTTGGGCAACTAAAACCGTTTGATGAATCGCAAATGCTAAAACAACAAAATTGGTTTGAGCAATTTAAACAACAGTTAGTGGTTAGTAATAACGAGGCATCACTCGTTATTATTACTGAGCAAAATTGCGGTTGTACTAAGCAAGCGCAAGCGCACATTACAAGGTTGCAAGCATTTGCAAAAAGTAAAGGGCTTGTGGTACAAGAGTTGCAGCTTACACAACAACTTAAGCAAGCCATTCCTGCAACCCCTGCTGCTGTAATTATTGATAAAAATGGTGACTTTGTTTATGCCGGACCGTTATCCGAAGGGCTAGCATGCTCGCAAGGAAGCGGTTTTGTAGAAACCGTTATTAGTAACTTAACAGCTGGGTTTAATTCACAGTTATTAATTGCTGACACCAAAGGCTGCTATTGCGTTACGAGTACATAG
- the bfr gene encoding bacterioferritin, whose amino-acid sequence MKGNQKVIDAFNTLLANELAAIDQYFIHSRMYDDWGLAKLYERLNHEMEEEKDHCDWLIKRILFLEGVPNMTKRRDLLIGTDVKSMMQNDLTLELEVVASVKDVIAICEEQQDYQSRAILEKLLFDTEEDHVYWLEQQLGLIDKIGTQNYHQAQMA is encoded by the coding sequence ATGAAAGGTAATCAAAAAGTAATCGACGCATTTAATACATTGTTAGCCAACGAATTAGCAGCAATTGATCAGTATTTTATTCACTCGCGCATGTACGATGACTGGGGATTAGCTAAACTTTATGAGCGCCTTAACCACGAAATGGAAGAAGAGAAAGATCATTGTGACTGGTTAATAAAACGCATTCTATTTTTAGAAGGTGTGCCTAACATGACTAAACGTCGTGATTTATTAATTGGAACCGATGTTAAAAGCATGATGCAAAACGACTTAACGCTTGAACTTGAAGTAGTAGCTAGCGTAAAAGACGTAATCGCAATATGTGAAGAACAACAAGACTATCAATCTCGTGCCATTTTAGAAAAACTATTATTTGATACCGAAGAAGATCATGTTTACTGGTTAGAACAGCAACTTGGTTTAATTGATAAGATTGGAACGCAAAATTATCATCAAGCACAAATGGCTTAG
- a CDS encoding TMEM165/GDT1 family protein, with protein MEIFLTSTVTVALAEIGDKTQLLSLLLAARFHNKIALILGVLVATIINHGLSAWLGDWLSGNFAIEYLPWVVNISFIVVGLWLLIPDKDEAVSHKYDRYGAFLVAFVLFFIAEIGDKTQIATVLLGAQYQSVLWVTIGTTVGMLIANVPIIYAGNALLKRIPLNKVRIIAASVFVLLGLYGLTTI; from the coding sequence ATGGAAATATTTTTAACTTCAACCGTCACTGTTGCCCTTGCCGAAATAGGCGATAAAACTCAGCTTTTATCGTTACTGCTCGCCGCTCGCTTTCATAATAAAATTGCACTTATTTTAGGTGTATTAGTCGCAACTATTATTAATCATGGCTTATCTGCTTGGTTAGGAGATTGGCTTAGTGGTAATTTTGCTATTGAGTACCTACCTTGGGTTGTGAATATTAGTTTTATTGTGGTTGGCCTTTGGCTGCTTATTCCTGATAAAGATGAAGCCGTGAGCCATAAATACGATCGCTATGGCGCATTTTTAGTCGCTTTTGTATTGTTTTTTATTGCTGAAATTGGCGATAAAACACAAATAGCCACTGTGCTACTTGGCGCACAATATCAATCGGTGTTGTGGGTTACTATTGGTACAACTGTGGGTATGTTAATTGCCAACGTACCGATTATTTATGCAGGTAATGCGCTACTAAAACGTATTCCTTTAAATAAAGTGCGAATAATTGCAGCCAGTGTTTTTGTGCTGTTAGGGCTATATGGCTTAACAACTATTTAG
- a CDS encoding response regulator, with protein sequence MPLLASKHRYFNIIVSCLFGITAAFVNTLPILFINSSEFLLGQFFVLLSLLLFGWRYSLVVFTLSTLGIFYRWGHAWPSIVFGLEILWVYFFCLRYSRPLFFRGMLFWLVVAMPLLWGFGHYFLNISFLPLVTALAKYCLNAAIYLCVIDLFSFFFNRHSWSRYYGSLYKTLNYIVTLLVILVVVLTSIVLINNHYSRVEYEINAQLNEKSQQIAQSLDLYLENHRKAVILTAQNISVGHSPQSAIELLGKLYPGFITAISTDELANVNYFYPTTSKTQQLKGKAVANVADRDYFYQVIDSQNGFVSGVFKGRGFGQQSIVAISAPIYNNQQFKGIVEGSLLFENFSDLQPTLFKRQADLIILDKSNRVVFSTLNDFKQMQTLSKQDVAALQSLRQTSAFTATNAQQYYSKDATSAINRWRTFTLMNKKYANNVAAQAWGQSLVLILFIIVLTSVFITQLSKWLVTPIIKLTEQIDNFETDKQTVGLVSHTNTWYEVEKLQQQFVSLALKMTNNFNKLRTANSKNEALNNQLKDFNLKLEQQVKDKTEELIKAVGVANKANKTKSLFLANMSHEIRTPLNGILGMTQLLIKNAKIAADEQDELQMIQQSAHNLLLILNEILDFSKIEANALKLDVQPTEIKKLIRQLATVFDNSGLSANVTFKLTIAPELPPFIALDSLRFSQVINNILSNAGKFTETGLITMDCFVEDNCLFIKITDTGIGISALQQQSLFIEFTQADVSTTRKYGGTGLGLTISKRLIELMGGSLTLRSEKGVGSCFKIKVPLILSQAPVKEIADSSVPDLAAKRILIVEDNPINQIVITKMMIATGCEIKTASDGVEALHCLESYPADLILMDCQMPNMDGYQCTQKIRQMPNDCKNVLILAITANAFAEDKEKCLNAGMNDFIAKPINKNELYQCINNLFKPS encoded by the coding sequence ATGCCTTTACTAGCAAGTAAGCATCGCTACTTTAATATTATTGTGTCGTGTTTATTTGGTATTACCGCTGCTTTTGTAAATACCCTACCAATATTATTTATTAATAGTTCTGAGTTTTTATTAGGGCAATTTTTTGTTCTTTTAAGTTTATTATTATTTGGTTGGCGCTATTCGTTAGTTGTGTTTACCTTAAGCACTTTAGGCATATTTTATCGTTGGGGGCACGCTTGGCCTTCAATCGTTTTTGGTTTAGAAATACTATGGGTGTACTTTTTTTGCCTGCGCTATTCTAGGCCTTTATTTTTTAGAGGAATGCTGTTTTGGCTTGTAGTAGCAATGCCATTATTGTGGGGGTTTGGGCATTACTTTCTAAATATTAGCTTTTTACCTTTGGTTACTGCGCTTGCTAAATATTGTTTAAATGCCGCCATATATTTATGCGTAATAGATTTATTTAGTTTCTTTTTTAATCGCCATTCTTGGTCCCGCTATTATGGTTCTTTGTATAAAACCCTCAATTATATTGTAACTTTGCTCGTTATTTTAGTGGTAGTGCTTACCTCAATTGTGCTTATTAATAACCATTACTCTAGGGTTGAATACGAAATAAATGCACAACTAAACGAAAAGTCCCAACAAATAGCGCAAAGCCTAGACTTATATTTAGAAAACCACCGCAAAGCAGTAATACTGACCGCACAAAACATTAGCGTAGGGCATAGCCCACAAAGTGCTATTGAGCTTTTGGGCAAGCTATATCCTGGGTTTATAACTGCTATAAGTACCGATGAACTTGCCAACGTAAATTACTTTTACCCCACAACGTCAAAAACACAGCAGTTAAAAGGTAAGGCTGTTGCTAATGTTGCCGATCGCGATTACTTTTACCAAGTCATTGACTCTCAAAATGGATTTGTTTCTGGCGTTTTTAAAGGAAGAGGGTTTGGGCAGCAATCAATAGTGGCAATATCGGCCCCTATTTATAATAACCAGCAGTTTAAGGGGATAGTAGAAGGCTCATTATTATTTGAAAACTTTAGTGATTTACAACCTACCTTATTTAAGCGCCAAGCCGACTTAATTATATTAGATAAAAGTAATCGGGTTGTATTTTCGACCTTGAATGACTTTAAGCAGATGCAAACTCTTAGCAAACAAGATGTAGCTGCGTTACAAAGTCTTAGACAAACAAGCGCATTTACAGCAACGAACGCGCAGCAATATTATTCAAAAGACGCTACATCGGCAATAAATCGTTGGCGTACTTTTACATTAATGAATAAAAAATATGCCAATAATGTTGCAGCCCAAGCGTGGGGGCAATCGCTGGTGTTGATCTTGTTTATAATTGTACTAACCAGTGTTTTTATTACGCAGCTAAGCAAGTGGTTAGTAACGCCTATTATAAAGTTAACCGAGCAAATAGATAATTTCGAAACCGATAAACAAACAGTAGGATTAGTTTCGCATACTAACACCTGGTACGAGGTTGAAAAGTTACAGCAACAGTTTGTAAGTTTAGCCCTTAAAATGACTAATAATTTTAATAAGCTACGCACCGCAAATAGTAAAAATGAAGCGTTGAATAATCAGCTTAAAGACTTTAATTTAAAGCTTGAGCAACAAGTTAAAGATAAAACAGAAGAGCTAATTAAAGCCGTAGGGGTTGCTAATAAAGCAAATAAAACAAAGTCGTTATTTTTGGCCAATATGAGTCACGAAATTCGCACCCCGCTTAATGGTATTTTGGGCATGACTCAGTTACTAATAAAAAACGCTAAAATTGCCGCCGATGAGCAAGATGAGCTGCAAATGATCCAACAAAGTGCTCATAACTTACTGCTTATTTTAAATGAAATACTCGACTTTTCTAAAATAGAAGCTAATGCGTTAAAGTTAGATGTGCAACCAACTGAAATTAAAAAACTAATACGCCAATTAGCCACCGTTTTTGATAACTCGGGATTAAGTGCTAACGTTACATTTAAGCTAACTATTGCCCCAGAATTACCGCCATTTATAGCGTTAGACTCACTACGCTTTTCTCAAGTTATCAACAATATACTAAGCAATGCGGGTAAATTTACTGAGACAGGTTTAATTACTATGGATTGCTTTGTAGAGGATAATTGTTTATTCATTAAAATTACCGATACTGGCATTGGTATTTCTGCGCTGCAGCAACAAAGTTTATTTATAGAGTTTACACAAGCTGATGTTTCCACTACCCGAAAATATGGCGGCACTGGGCTTGGGCTAACAATTAGTAAACGATTAATTGAGCTGATGGGTGGCTCGCTTACCCTACGCAGTGAAAAAGGGGTAGGGAGCTGTTTTAAAATAAAAGTTCCACTCATTCTAAGCCAGGCTCCCGTTAAGGAGATAGCCGACAGTTCAGTTCCCGATTTAGCAGCAAAACGTATTTTAATAGTAGAAGATAATCCAATTAATCAAATAGTAATTACCAAAATGATGATTGCAACGGGATGCGAGATAAAAACGGCAAGCGATGGCGTTGAAGCGTTACATTGCTTAGAAAGCTACCCCGCCGATTTGATTTTAATGGATTGCCAAATGCCCAATATGGATGGCTACCAATGCACACAAAAAATACGCCAAATGCCAAATGATTGTAAAAACGTATTAATTTTAGCTATTACTGCCAATGCGTTTGCCGAAGATAAAGAAAAATGCTTAAACGCCGGTATGAATGACTTTATAGCCAAACCCATCAATAAAAATGAGTTGTATCAGTGTATTAATAACTTATTTAAGCCTAGTTGA
- a CDS encoding TonB-dependent siderophore receptor, whose protein sequence is MKFTLLSIAISSIIFNSASVFAAEDAEQLKTAPPSTVPLNSATPQNNIEKIEVVGRAFSLYRPTESAFGTRTDTPLEKIPQSIQILPQALISDQAARQITDLYSNIAGVNGFSYSGVTFRGFRQDEILYDGVKGDPFNGFAVPQLFNIEQVAVLKGPSGAVYGSGNPGGIINYMTKKPQYIAKTTVELELGNDDFVSGAFESTGSVNNEQTQAYRVGVYKESQNPFRYNTGEDNTIIDLGYRFDFDNASNLVLQYTNIDQDLAGARLRGVPVDDNGDFIANREWNHNEASDYQKVSADVYQATYKNELNDIFSTDVTARYFTNTEEQNYHEPRGLLDTDNDGVVDWSEREFRDQARENQGLSLTANLIVQTTIANMEHVFLVGTDYYAAKFDAIYRTAKQVSKGGPVPGLSLINPQYGLTSGADYDLQSITPRFVSTESKRLGVYVQDQVDITEKWNITAGLRYDHFEDTDQISNTEFSDSDVTVRIGTSYNINDTFFPYALYGTGFLPQDAASQSELVGGPFSPENSYITELGLRTKLFGDSLAINIATYQIVRKNILQTSLLQNDSGIDQLESLGEVQSDGFELEVVGDITDSWVVTASYAYNDTRINEQSEGFSAQAAGSDKFANAPQNTAGVWTRYDLPSINSSIAAGLDYVDQQVSLDGTHVKPYTIYNMAWKTQLENWTWQVSIKNVFDKEYASSGFINRTGHFPGEPRRVYLSAKYQF, encoded by the coding sequence ATGAAATTTACTCTTTTATCTATCGCAATCTCATCAATTATATTTAATTCTGCCAGTGTATTTGCCGCCGAAGATGCTGAACAGTTAAAAACAGCACCGCCCTCAACAGTACCGCTTAATAGCGCAACGCCTCAGAATAATATTGAAAAAATAGAAGTAGTAGGTCGTGCTTTTTCGTTATATAGGCCAACCGAATCAGCATTTGGTACCCGTACAGATACCCCCTTGGAAAAAATACCTCAATCGATTCAAATATTACCGCAAGCGTTAATTAGTGACCAAGCAGCACGTCAAATTACTGATTTATACAGTAATATTGCAGGCGTTAATGGCTTTAGCTATTCGGGCGTAACATTTAGAGGTTTTCGTCAAGACGAAATTTTATACGATGGTGTAAAAGGTGACCCTTTTAATGGTTTTGCTGTACCGCAGTTATTTAATATTGAGCAAGTAGCTGTGCTTAAAGGCCCAAGTGGCGCGGTTTATGGTAGTGGTAATCCAGGTGGCATTATTAACTACATGACTAAAAAACCACAATATATTGCTAAAACTACAGTGGAGCTAGAGCTTGGCAACGATGACTTTGTCAGTGGTGCTTTTGAATCTACGGGCAGTGTAAACAACGAGCAAACACAAGCCTACAGAGTGGGTGTGTATAAAGAAAGCCAAAACCCGTTTAGATATAACACCGGCGAAGACAACACCATTATCGATTTAGGTTATCGTTTTGACTTTGATAATGCGTCAAATTTAGTGCTGCAATACACTAATATAGATCAAGACTTAGCAGGTGCCCGTTTACGTGGCGTACCTGTAGATGACAACGGCGACTTTATTGCTAATCGTGAGTGGAACCATAACGAAGCAAGCGATTATCAAAAAGTGTCGGCTGATGTATATCAGGCAACCTATAAAAATGAGTTAAATGATATATTTAGTACAGATGTAACAGCGCGTTACTTTACTAATACCGAAGAGCAAAACTATCATGAGCCGCGCGGCTTGTTAGATACCGATAATGACGGTGTAGTTGATTGGAGCGAACGTGAATTTAGAGATCAAGCGCGTGAAAACCAAGGCTTGAGTTTAACTGCTAATTTAATAGTACAAACAACGATTGCGAATATGGAGCATGTGTTTTTAGTGGGCACAGATTATTATGCTGCTAAATTTGATGCCATATACCGTACCGCCAAACAAGTAAGTAAAGGCGGGCCAGTGCCTGGACTATCGTTAATCAATCCGCAATATGGTTTAACATCGGGCGCCGATTACGACTTACAAAGTATAACCCCACGATTTGTTAGCACTGAATCTAAAAGGCTCGGGGTTTATGTGCAAGATCAAGTAGATATTACCGAAAAGTGGAATATAACAGCAGGGCTACGTTACGATCACTTTGAAGATACTGATCAAATCAGCAATACTGAGTTTTCAGATAGTGATGTTACGGTGCGTATTGGAACCAGTTATAATATTAACGATACATTTTTTCCATATGCGCTTTATGGTACGGGCTTTTTACCGCAAGATGCGGCAAGCCAATCTGAGTTAGTTGGTGGGCCATTCTCCCCAGAAAATAGCTATATTACAGAGTTAGGTTTGCGCACTAAATTATTTGGTGACTCCTTGGCGATTAATATTGCGACCTATCAAATTGTGCGTAAAAATATTTTGCAAACAAGCTTGCTACAAAATGATTCGGGGATTGACCAGCTAGAGTCATTAGGTGAAGTGCAAAGCGATGGCTTTGAACTTGAAGTTGTTGGCGACATAACCGACAGCTGGGTAGTAACGGCCAGTTACGCGTATAACGATACCCGTATAAACGAGCAAAGCGAAGGCTTTTCAGCGCAAGCTGCTGGTTCTGATAAGTTTGCCAATGCACCACAAAATACTGCCGGAGTATGGACTCGTTATGATCTACCTAGCATTAACTCATCAATAGCTGCTGGCCTTGATTATGTTGATCAGCAAGTAAGTTTAGATGGCACCCATGTAAAGCCCTATACCATTTATAATATGGCCTGGAAAACCCAGTTAGAAAACTGGACGTGGCAAGTATCAATTAAAAATGTGTTTGATAAAGAGTACGCATCAAGCGGCTTTATTAATCGCACTGGGCATTTTCCGGGTGAGCCAAGACGTGTTTACTTATCTGCTAAATATCAGTTTTAA
- a CDS encoding isochorismatase family protein — translation MSKMSNVDALRSVLLIIDIQTKLEPAIADFSAILKCSLQLSQASLVHKIPTLITEQYKKGLGATNQTLEDALPQADYFYKTHFSACAEPGFLAQLAKYTRPQIVVIGTEAHVCVLQTCLDLLQYGYEVIIAVDAIGSRNDNHKIIATEQLRQAGAIISSTESIIFQWTKQAATPNFKKILPIIK, via the coding sequence ATGAGCAAAATGAGTAATGTGGATGCTTTACGCAGTGTGTTATTAATTATTGATATACAAACGAAACTTGAGCCAGCCATAGCTGACTTTAGCGCTATTTTAAAGTGCTCATTACAGTTATCGCAAGCCAGCCTAGTGCACAAAATACCGACCCTTATTACAGAGCAATATAAAAAAGGTTTGGGCGCAACCAATCAAACCTTGGAGGATGCTTTGCCACAAGCTGATTATTTTTATAAAACCCATTTTAGCGCCTGTGCCGAGCCCGGGTTTTTAGCGCAATTAGCTAAGTATACTCGCCCGCAAATCGTGGTTATTGGTACCGAAGCGCATGTTTGTGTGCTGCAAACCTGCTTAGATTTATTACAGTACGGCTACGAGGTTATTATTGCAGTTGATGCGATAGGTTCACGCAACGACAACCACAAAATAATTGCCACTGAACAACTACGCCAAGCAGGTGCGATAATTTCCAGTACCGAGAGCATTATTTTTCAATGGACCAAACAAGCAGCAACACCTAACTTTAAAAAAATATTACCTATTATTAAATAG
- the bfr gene encoding bacterioferritin, translated as MKGDKDVIAALNKVLANELVGINQYFLHARMFKDFGFSKLDKADYKVSIQKMKNADRLIERVLFLEGLPNLQDLGRLRIGENSEEMIAANMSFELDTIDELRAAVKLAESKKDYISREALDHILNEQEEQIDWLETQQLLIENTGLENYLQSQL; from the coding sequence ATGAAAGGCGATAAAGACGTTATTGCAGCGCTAAATAAAGTACTCGCTAACGAGCTTGTTGGTATTAACCAATACTTTTTACACGCACGTATGTTTAAAGATTTTGGCTTTAGTAAATTAGATAAAGCAGACTACAAAGTATCTATTCAAAAAATGAAAAATGCGGATCGTTTAATTGAGCGCGTTTTATTTTTAGAAGGCCTGCCAAATTTACAAGATCTAGGCCGTTTACGTATTGGTGAAAACAGCGAAGAAATGATTGCAGCCAATATGAGCTTTGAACTTGATACAATTGATGAGTTACGTGCTGCGGTTAAATTAGCTGAAAGCAAAAAAGACTATATCAGCCGTGAAGCACTTGATCATATTTTAAATGAGCAAGAAGAACAGATTGACTGGTTAGAAACACAGCAGCTACTGATTGAAAATACCGGCTTAGAAAACTACCTACAGTCGCAGCTGTAA